One region of Armigeres subalbatus isolate Guangzhou_Male chromosome 3, GZ_Asu_2, whole genome shotgun sequence genomic DNA includes:
- the LOC134228075 gene encoding uncharacterized protein LOC134228075 — translation MSRGSYQRRVFITVLQHNDGYTWQEQHMRAFTGDDPGFFMQKMIQEKTMSSLRMKKARNKPGYCRRKVTQCIEVEHDYGEEAVTAMEESEDVTHDCTTIESKYKVTEATREQLSSSTSITDMEEITMGRILTKFVPEIIGCKESNKWKKCDMILQATTTWNYLKSKRAIVGLVLRSLKEQHGVNMGECKMFVDTCHQYLCCVADAISEDGTTVLLIKKHDTKETVLKRFRSVRINLDAE, via the exons ATGAGCCGAGGTTCGTATCAACGAAGGGTGTTCATAACAGTGCTACAGCATAACGACGGATATACTTGGCAAGAGCAACATATGCGTGCCTTTACTGGGGATGATCCTGGATTTTTCATGCAGAAAATGATTCAAGAAAAAACTATGTCTTCTCTTCGAATGAAAAAGGCGAGGAATAAACCTGGTTATTGTCGTCGAAAAGTCACACAATGCATCGAAGTAGAGCATGATTATGGCGAAGAAGCAGTAACCGCTATGGAAGAGTCGGAAGATGTAACTCACGATTGTACCACGATTGAATCCAAATATAAG GTAACGGAAGCCACAAGAGAACAATTGAGTTCCAGTACATCGATAACAGACATGGAGGAAATAACTATGGGACGGATCCTTACGAAGTTTGTTCCGGAGATCATAGGCTGTAAGGAGTCTAATAAATGGAAGAAATGCGATATGATTTTACAAGCCACGACGACATGGAATTATCTGAAAAGTAAAAGAGCTATAGTGGGACTTGTACTCCGTTCGTTGAAGGAACAGCATGGTGTAAATATGGGAGAATGCAAAATGTTTGTCGATACATGTCACCAATATCTATGTTGTGTGGCGGACG CTATTTCTGAGGATGGCACTACTGTTCTTCTGATAAAGAAACATGACACTAAGGAAACAGTTTTAAAACGATTCAGAAGTGTTCGAATAAATTTGGATGCAGAATGA